Proteins found in one Amphiura filiformis chromosome 14, Afil_fr2py, whole genome shotgun sequence genomic segment:
- the LOC140169005 gene encoding uncharacterized protein: MWLNALFFVTQALILTSQFTNKPSVLLTVAVGVTTTVKFYEGVQICYKEGMSLECIKGTIPPVITAIGWGSKYFKDDVVDGDDMPDTKTPTEKEANADTCTSPRPRPIG, from the coding sequence ATGTGGCTAAATGCACTCTTCTTTGTCACACAGGCTCTAATTTTGACCTCACAGTTTACAAATAAACCCTCAGTACTGTTAACAGTTGCAGTTGGTGTGACGACAACCGTTAAATTCTACGAGGGAGTGCAGATATGCTATAAGGAAGGCATGTCTTtagaatgtataaagggaactaTACCACCTGTGATTACTGCTATTGGTTGGGGTTCCAAATATTTCAAGGACGATGTAGTCGATGGAGACGATATGCCCGATACCAAGACTCCAACCGAGAAAGAGGCCAATGCCGATACATGTACGAGCCCAAGACCGAGACCCataggatga